The following DNA comes from Candidatus Thermoplasmatota archaeon.
CGCCCCCGACGCGCCGCGCACCGTCACGTTCCGCGGGGCGCGCGTCGAGACCGCGCTCGGGTCGTTCACGCTCGTGCTCTACCCGGAGGCCGCGCCGAAGACCGTCGCGAACTTCGAGGATCTCGCGCGGCGCGGATTCTACGACGGGACGCTCTTCCACCGCGTCGTCCGGCATTTCGTGATCCAGGGCGGCGATCCGACCGGAACGGGGCAGGGCGGATCGGACGCGACCGTGCCGCTCGAGACGAACGCCTCGTACTTCTTCTCGGCCGGCGCCCTCGGCATGGCGCGCGACCTCGACCCGGACTCGGCGACGAGCCAGTTCTTCGTGTGCGAATTCCCGCAGCCGCACCTCAAGGATCCGAAAGGCGCCGTCTCCGAGGCGTACGGGAGATTCACCGTGTTCGGTCAGGTCGTCGAAGGCATGGAGGTCGTGCGCGCCATCGGCCGGGTCGCGACGTGGCCCGCGCTCGACCGGCCGCGCGAGGATATTCCAATGAAGGTTTCCCTCGTCGACGTCGTCCTCCCGGAGGAGACGGCGCGAGACCTGCCGCTCCGCACCCTCGGCCGGTTCGCGAAGGACGGCGTGCGCTCGACGCTCGAGCTCCCGCGAGCGCTCGTCGCGGAACGCGAAGCGCGGGTCGCGTGGTACGTGGACGCGGAGGACGGCGCGCCGCCGCGG
Coding sequences within:
- a CDS encoding peptidylprolyl isomerase produces the protein MRPLAAGVVLALFAPALAGCLAPPAALDAPDAPRTVTFRGARVETALGSFTLVLYPEAAPKTVANFEDLARRGFYDGTLFHRVVRHFVIQGGDPTGTGQGGSDATVPLETNASYFFSAGALGMARDLDPDSATSQFFVCEFPQPHLKDPKGAVSEAYGRFTVFGQVVEGMEVVRAIGRVATWPALDRPREDIPMKVSLVDVVLPEETARDLPLRTLGRFAKDGVRSTLELPRALVAEREARVAWYVDAEDGAPPRGLALKATPPEGPSVTTTLAPAPDDPGVLSARVAFATPGTWRLALVDGGRHLAEADVEVEPA